The Geminocystis sp. NIES-3708 genomic sequence TTGCTACATCTTCAATTTGTTCTGCTGTTAAACGTCCACTAAAAGAAGGCATTGCACCTTTACCTTTAGTTACTTGAGTTTTAATACTTTCTAAGCTATACATTTCGTATTTTTCTAAATCAGCTTTTTGTAGAGTTTTAGCTGCATTAACGACATTTTTACCACCCATGTGACAAGAAGCACAATTAGCACTAAAAATGGCAGCCCCATTAGCCGCATCAGCTAATGCTGGTGAACTAAAACTGAAAGTTGCAACGGTGATTAATAACAATATTAAACTAATAATTTTT encodes the following:
- the petJ gene encoding cytochrome c6 PetJ, which encodes MKKIISLILLLITVATFSFSSPALADAANGAAIFSANCASCHMGGKNVVNAAKTLQKADLEKYEMYSLESIKTQVTKGKGAMPSFSGRLTAEQIEDVATYVLSQADNGWK